Part of the Gemmatimonadota bacterium genome is shown below.
TGGACCGCCGCACGCACTCGAGGGAGGAGCGACTCAGGATCGGACTCAGCCCGCACGATGAAAGCCATTCCTCGCCGGGGGTTCTGCGCTTGAGCAAGATAGAGCGTGGGACGTGGGTCCTCGGCCAGGCTCTGCTGGTGGATATCCCCGACGACTCCAACGATCTCGGCCGGCGTGCCCCCGAAGAGCAGGAAGCGGCCGACGGCCGTTCCACCGGGCCAGTATCGCCTCCGCAATGCGTCATTGATGATTACGACCGGCGCCACATCCATTCTGTCTTGCCTGGTGAAGTCCCTTCCGGCCACCAAAGGCACACCGGCTGCCCGGAAGAAGCCCGGGCTCACCTGGAGCAGGTCCGCTCGCTGTGGACCGCCGGCGATCGGCTCGGACCGGTCGGCTATGGAGAACTCCGTCGACTCCCCCGAGCGACGAAGAGGTAGATACCGAATCGAGCCTACGGACTCGACGCCAGGCAGACTCTCGAGACGCTCCATGAGGGCCTCATAGGCCGCCAGATAATCAGAGCGCTCAGGATAACGCGCGTCGTTGATCGTCAGGCTCAGAGCTACCAGCCGGTCGGACTCCATGCCCACGTCTACGCTCTGGAGCGCCCAAAGGCTGCGCAAGAGGAGACCGGAAGCGATCACGATGAGCATCGCGAGGCTCACCTGGCTCGCGACCAACACTGCCCATGTGCGTGACGCACCGGGTCGGCTGGCGCCCGCCCGCCCAGCCGCGCCACGGAGACGATCCGTACCGACGTGACGTGTGAGGTTCAGCGCCGGGAGCAAGCCGAATGCCAGCGCGGTGCCCACCGTCAGGGCGAGCGAAAACATCAGCACGGGGGCGTCGATTCCAATCTCACCCGACCTTGGCAGGAGACCTGCGCTCCGGCTCAGGAGCGCCTCCGTGCCCCAGAAGGCGAGGGCCACGCCTGACGCTCCACCGGCCACACTGAGGAGTACGCTCTCCGTCATCAGTTGGCGGATGAGGCGGCCCCTGCTCGCACCCAACGCCTGCCGGATAACCAGCTCGCCGCGGCGCTCGACGCCACGAGAGAGGAGGAGGTTGGCCACGTTGGCGCACGCGATGAGGAGGATGAGACCCACGGCACCCAGTAGGACGAACAGGGTCGGTTCGACCCCAGCGGTCATGCTCTCACGGAGCGGTACCAGCTCGGCTTCTTCCAGACCCTCGTTCTCATCCGGCAGCTCGGCCACCAGCGCGGCCGAGACCGCCGAAAGCTCCTGGGTCGCCTGCTCGAGCGTCGTGCCGGTCTCGATACGGCCGATCGCCTCGAGAAACCGAACCTCCCGGACGTCCAGCGGAATCGAGCTCGGTGGGATGATCGTGAGAAACACCCATACCTCCACATCCCTCGTCGGGTAGACGAAGTCGGGAGGCATGACCCCGGCCACCAGGAAGGCGGAGTCGTCGAGCCGGATGACGCCCCCGACGACGGTCTCGTCGGCCCCGAAACGTCTGACCCAGAAGTCGTGACTCAGAACTACGACGCGATTCTGGCCGCGCTCCTCAGAGTCGAGGAGCACGCGACCCAGATAAGCGTCGCGACCCAAGACGTCGAAGAAACCAGCCGAGACATACGCCGTTCTCACCTCGACCGCCTCGTCACCCCCGGTGAGCAAGAGCCCACTCGGCGAAGTGGAGTAAACGGCCACCGCGCTGAGCGGCGTGGTACGTGCCGCCCAGTCCTCACGATCGGGCAGGGAAAACGACCCGCGCCTGTTTCCGGTGCGTGCATTGACGTGGTAGAGCCGCACGAGTTGTTGCGACTCCTGAAAGGGCAGCGGGCGGAGCAACACCCCGTTCACCACGGAAAAGATGGCCGCGTTGGCGCCGATCCCCAGCGCCAGAGTTCCCACGGCCACGCTCGTGAAGACTGGTCGCGCGGCGAGCATGCGTATGCCCACCAGTGTGTCTCGAATCAACGTCCCCATCGCCTCACCACCTCCCTCTCGTTCATCGACGCGCCATCCGTGTTCGCCGGAGCCCACTCGGGCCTGCAGCGTTCCTCTCTCCGAGACCGCGGTCATCACATTGTCCAGCAGTGCTCGGGCCAGAAGAGCCATCACCCCGAAACGTCCTCGGGTACGAAACGCCTCCTCGGCGCGCAGAGTAAACGCCTCGACCAACTCGGCCCCGAACTCCCGTCGAAATTCGGAGGGATGCACGATCAGCGAAGCGCGGTGCAGGCCCCGCGCGATGCGAACGGCGCTCGGCAGGGCCGTCACGAGCCCAGATCGGCAACCGCTGAGTCGCGCGGCGCCGGGTTGGCCCGCGCCATGTCCAGGAGCGCAGCCATCCGCTCGGCCTCCAGAGCGGCGAGCTCCCGGCCCCGGTCGGTCATGCGATAGAGTCTACGTGGCCGTCCCGGCGCCGCATCCGATGCCTGGTCTCGCACCTCCTCGATCCAGCCCTCCATGAGCATCCGTTTGATGGTCGCGTAGAGCGAACTCGGTAGGAGAGACACCCTACCCGCGGTCCGCTCCTCCACTCTCTTCATGATCCCGTACCCGTGGAGCGTCTCGTCGCCGAGGGCAAACAGCATGCTGAGCACAGCGATGCTGGGGGGTCCTGATCGGTCGGCTCT
Proteins encoded:
- a CDS encoding ABC transporter permease — its product is MTALPSAVRIARGLHRASLIVHPSEFRREFGAELVEAFTLRAEEAFRTRGRFGVMALLARALLDNVMTAVSERGTLQARVGSGEHGWRVDEREGGGEAMGTLIRDTLVGIRMLAARPVFTSVAVGTLALGIGANAAIFSVVNGVLLRPLPFQESQQLVRLYHVNARTGNRRGSFSLPDREDWAARTTPLSAVAVYSTSPSGLLLTGGDEAVEVRTAYVSAGFFDVLGRDAYLGRVLLDSEERGQNRVVVLSHDFWVRRFGADETVVGGVIRLDDSAFLVAGVMPPDFVYPTRDVEVWVFLTIIPPSSIPLDVREVRFLEAIGRIETGTTLEQATQELSAVSAALVAELPDENEGLEEAELVPLRESMTAGVEPTLFVLLGAVGLILLIACANVANLLLSRGVERRGELVIRQALGASRGRLIRQLMTESVLLSVAGGASGVALAFWGTEALLSRSAGLLPRSGEIGIDAPVLMFSLALTVGTALAFGLLPALNLTRHVGTDRLRGAAGRAGASRPGASRTWAVLVASQVSLAMLIVIASGLLLRSLWALQSVDVGMESDRLVALSLTINDARYPERSDYLAAYEALMERLESLPGVESVGSIRYLPLRRSGESTEFSIADRSEPIAGGPQRADLLQVSPGFFRAAGVPLVAGRDFTRQDRMDVAPVVIINDALRRRYWPGGTAVGRFLLFGGTPAEIVGVVGDIHQQSLAEDPRPTLYLAQAQNPRRGMAFIVRAESDPESLLPRVRAAVHAIDPDQPIEHLAVMDDVVYSSTAQPRFFSLLLTSFAVLALLLASVGIYGVVSHSVSRRIPEIGIRVALGAPRAGVVGMVVASGMRPVLAGAIVGLAASTVVMQVLDTILFGVRPLDPLTFTTVPLLLVSVALVACWIPARRAVRGDPTEALRAQ
- a CDS encoding PadR family transcriptional regulator, with the translated sequence MRTRADRSGPPSIAVLSMLFALGDETLHGYGIMKRVEERTAGRVSLLPSSLYATIKRMLMEGWIEEVRDQASDAAPGRPRRLYRMTDRGRELAALEAERMAALLDMARANPAPRDSAVADLGS